The sequence TTGGCTGTTTACAGGAAATTGAATGGAAAGATAATTATGATTATGGAAAATTAAACATAGTCTATCacttcttctactttttttaGCTGAATAGTCTCTCTTCATTCTTTCATGTCTTCCAAAtttaagagggaaaaaaatgttaGGCAGGAAGAGAAAGGAACCTTTCCTCTTCCTTACCACCCAACTAAACAAAGTAAAGgcactctcttcctcttttttcccTCCACCCTCTTCCTTTTCCGTAAGTTTCTTCCCATTCATTCCTGTTTTGCAATCTCTTGCCCTCTCTCAAAGAAATCCTAGAGCTTTCCAATGGTTGTCATATGGCCAATATGTTCTGTtactcttcatctttttttcttgtgtgtgtgtttgggttaatttgagagagaggagagaatgACAGCCCTAAAGTGGACTCTCAAAGTTCACCCCAAGACTCTTGGATTAGCATAGgacacttcttttttttttcttttttctttttcatatcaAGCAAAGATGTTTAAATAAGATTAAGGTTAGTTACAGGCTTACAGcccataaaaaaattaggaaattGTTTTGCTATTGATGCAGCCATTTTCCTGTGCTCGGTTAAAACTATATGGGGCACTTTTAAAATAACAGTCTGGATGTTGGCTTGCTGTGTGTTGTACTCTATGTCTTCAACATACGCCTCAGTCCAGCATGGCCAGTGACCTTTCCGCTGCCAGAGCTGTTGGATTTCATTGCTGCTAACAAGGATGATCATTCTGTTCAGCCCATAGTTTTTGCCTTGATCATTGCTTGTCTGATTGCTACTCTAGTCTGGCAACCTTGTGATCCTTTGCTTTGATACTCTGCCCTCCTTTAAAAACCTGGGACCCCGTTGTGTCTTTTACAATACATGCTATGCCTCTCCTTCCAGTGTGCGTGTTTCTATCTGCTTCTACTTGCACGATGAGCTGCCACTCTTTTGGTACAGCTAAGCTGTCTGCTGTTGGGTGATTGTCCTTTGTGCTGAGGCAATTACACCTCCATTGGGATTATCGAGGATTTCAAGGTTAGCAATGTTTCCATGGCATTTGGTTGTTTCCCCCCAAATATTATACTTTTTCTTGTGGAGCCAAATGCACCAGAGAGTGGTAAGGAGGCTTGGGATGTTGTCCTTGATTAAATCGCCATTCTTGCTCTCCTGATTTTAACTTGCAttatgtttttgagtttttcaacaCTTATAGACTATCATTTATTCACTCTCCTTATTTATGTGCATACGagtttattactttattaataaatgagGTAAAGCAGATTTTTCCCCTGCTGCAACAATATTTTGACTTGgcattatattttttgaaaacaatggaATCTTTAAAGACAGGTGAGATGCACTACACGCCCAGTGGAGCAATTCTAGTTCTTAGATCTCATTATTGGAGGGAGGGTGTTTGTACTGGGTCAGCCTTAATTGTAAAGCATTTCTTTGTAGCAGATATGTTCCCTGTATTTCATCATATTAGATTCCTTTTTCTCATGCTGAaagcttttgcttttgtttttcagATGATAATTTTAGGTGACTTCAAGTATTGCCGTGAGCTGGCCTATTTTGGTATGCTATTTCGAAATGAATTAGCAGTCCATTTATCCTTAGATCAATTCTATATTTAATGGATCAGGGCAGTtggtatttttaatttgttaaggCAACTACTTGTTTAACGTTGAACATAAAAGATTTCCACAATCACGCACTCGAGCTCCTGGCTAGAATGAGCTGTTTACGACTTTCAAAAATGCCTTGGACTTTCGATAAAACTATTGTGGAACAGTATTAGGTACCcagataaaattaaatgaatagtTAAGACCAAATGGTAATTGCACCTGGACGTTCTCgctaatttagtttttaaaaaatccgTTAGAACTAGGAATGGCAGCCCAAGAAAGTGCAGCAATAAAGCaccccccccacaaaaaaagaatcaaatcaTCTGTAGGTGGAAAAAGATTAACAAGAATAACGATGAATGAATTAAACAATGCATATCAAGTATATATCACAAATTTTACCTCTATTTACATAATTTGCGGCTAAAACTTCAAAAACATACAGTAGTATACTACAACCGTTGAGCCATGTCAGCCTCCTCATTTTCTTTATTCGGTTGGTGAGATAGAAATATAAGAATACATGAAAGATGATTCCAcgaaagcttttttttttccttcgtgGCGCTGCAATCTTTCAAACCCGGGCGCCAAAGCCAGAGTAAGTAATGCGTGCAAAAAGTCACTGAAAGTCGGAAACATTTGAATCACATCAAGACATTAACATCTATTTGAACAACAGAAAATGagtgaaaaattaaatgaacagCAGTTTCACACACATGGAACCAAACTGACCTTTTGCAGTCCATGCACTCACTACAAACGACATGCACAGTTCAGAATAAACAGTAGTCTTACAATAGAACCCCCATGCCCAGTCTCCAACCCCAACACCAAACTCATGCAtttgttcccccccccccctctctctctctctctctctctctctctctctctatatatatatatatatataatacaccAGAAAAGcacctctaaaaaaaatttcgggTACAACTACCTACCATCATCTCTCCCAGATCCCACAAAAGTGGGAGCTTTGAGAGCTTGGGAGAAAATCTAGGAGTACAACTTTTTGAGCCACAACTTTGCCACAACGTTGTGGTAGATTGTGAGTGACGGACAAAAAGTAGCGGATTcgtgtaaaaataataaacaaccaCTCACAGTAGTAGTGGAttcatgtgaaaataataaacaaccaCTCAATCTACCACATCAGAGTTGTGGCAAAGTCATACGAAAAGTTATGGTCCTAGAATAGCTCCTGGGTatgacctctctctctctctctctctaagagagacacaaacacaaaaacacatccTCCAATGTTGAATGCCAAATACGCAAGAGACCATTCCAAGACACCGGAGGAAGAACACAAGACATCGTTTTGACCACAAcaatgccaatgagctctaactCAAAACAGCACCACTTTCCCTAGTAAGAGCAAGGTGGAAAGTAAGAACACCGAATGCATGTGTAACACAATAACACACAGATTTCAACCACAACAACAGTGGTGGTTTTAGGATGTAGGTGAAATAAAAAACAGCAATGGAAAAAACAGAAGATACCCATACTAAAAGCTAAATCATAGTAATAGATATATCCACATCAGGCACATGTTCTATAAAAATGGGGTATCAACTATAAGCACAACAGattcataaaaataaagggACATACCATATCTACGTAGGGTCACAGGAAGTCATTATGAGCTAGAAAGCAGTCTGTGAAATCGTTGTACTCTACTTGAACCACCACTCAAAGACTTTGCCTGGTCATTACAAGAGTTGTAagatttccttttctttttcacccGGAACAAAAAGTCTTCTGTATCCAAAACGTATGAGACCTACCATGTACAAAAtttgtgaattaaaaaaatggcagttcaggaaaaaaagaaaacccagaaaACATGCAAAAACCTATGACTCTTAACTGAACACACAACATTATTATCATTAGTACAACATAACCAAGAAATGAATTTTATGTCCCCTACCTTGGACGAAGTGCAAGCTATCTTACACTCTAATCCATTGAGAACTTGAAGCCCTTCCATTGCCTGGCATGTGGTAGAAAATTCATCGCCACTGGCATATTTGTGAATATTCCTACAGACAGCAGCAGGCATCATTAGCTATGACCACTCAACTGGACACTGAAAATCATTTTCCCCTATTACTCACATACCTCCTCAAGAAGATCCCagacttctctttcttctctggGACAACCGAGAGGAAGTCACTGTGTAGATATGCTGAAAAATTAGGGTCCATGGAAACAGCTGTCACTTCAGGCTTATCATGCCCATAGTCCATAAGCTGAATAGACAAACTGGTTGGCGTAGATGACtgcaaaacaaatttttaggcTCTATTAAAAAAGAGAGCTTATTCAAGAAAGATAATGAAGCAAAATCACTGAAGACCTACACATTCAATGCGGTATATGTTCTCATCATGAAGTAGAACACGGGCATTTTCATGATAAACAATGTCGACAAATCGTCCAggttttcttgatttttcatATGCATACAGTTGGAGAAGCTTGTTGTCCATCTCATCGGTGGCAACTGTTTGAAGCTGAAGCAAATGCATACAGTTTATTCTTATAGGTCAGATGGAATAAGGTAAGGGGAAGAAAGAAGGGacgacttgaaaaaaaaaaaaatgtaatcatgTATTACTTGTTTAACAAGTTTATATATCAGCTTGTCTAATGTGAATAAAACATATGACTGAGTTCCAATAATAGCTCGACAATCATCCTCAAATTTTGTATTGTCCGAAGAACCATCAAGTAAATTGTATAGTGCATTCATGAACCTGTACCACCAAAAACATAAAGCATTCCTAATTAATAGGTACCGACATTTATGTCTGatttgcatttaaaaaataaataaataaataaagctaaaCTACCTGGCATAAAGATCGGTAGGGCTTGAATCATTTGAAGCCCTCCATTTCCTTTCAGCTGATGACGAATTAACCTTTGCTGATTGAATTCTCTCATACAATGTCTGTCATATTAAGTGAAATACAGTCTCAATGACATTCATTCACAAAATTTGGAAAGCCACCAAAAACATAAACCATATTAACATATTATGAGCCTTACTTGGTGAAGCCTTAAAAGCACATAGAAAGAGTCATTTCCATAGAAAACCCGAGaatccttttctttctcatgtAACGCTGAAGGGACATGCTTCGCAAGAGGCTTCACAGTAAGTAGAAAACGTTCTGAATATGGTAATGATGTCCCATCCCCTTCAACATCGTGTGCATCAGCCATGCCTTCGGCTTCACCTTCACTCTCAGCCTTGTTATCATGTTCATCATGGTCTCCATCTTCCTCATGCTCTTCGCGAGAACAGTCCTCACCATCAGCAGACTCACTTCCTGATACATCCCCATTCTCGGAAGCATTCTCAGTGTCCTCTGAAGACCTAGGAGCACTTTCCTCACCTTCATCGTCAGCATCAGCTTCGTTTTCTCCCCCTGCCTCCCCACAACACATATCTTCTTCTCCGTGTCTGGTTGGATATTGCCTGCTTACAGAACCATCCTTTGATTTATGCACAGCCTCCAGACCAGCATCCCTATAAACTGCAAAATTATCCTCCTCAAAATCTCCATTGGGAGACAATTCACCCTCTTCTCTTTCAACTTTAAAGTGTCCAACAGAATCTTCATGGTATCTGTTAACTTTGACACCATCTGATGTTCCCCCATTTGTGGATATAATTGGTCTTGTTGAATCACCACCCTATAGGATCAAtcgggaaaaaagaaaagaaaagaaacatttcTAAGTGCATATTCATAATGATATTTGTAACCATCAAGATCGAAGACCCAGCACCATGCCCAATAATCAACCACATCAGTAATAAGCCTTGGCAGTCAAACTCGTCAATGATTTACTAAAAGCTTAGTGCTGAccatatattttgtaattagtGAAATTACACTAGCAATAAAAagatcattaaatttttttatctaacTAAACACCTCTTTTCAAGTAGAAGTCCAAATATGGGACCAATAGGAATCCATAGGCAAAACCAAACCAATGTAATGGCCAAGGGAGAATACATAAACCTGAAATGTTAAATTAAGGACAGTTAACACTGTTAGCCATACCTCAGATAAGGGTACCTCGACCCCACCCTCAACAGCAACATTACTAGGTCTGGATGGAGTAGCATTAAGCCCTTGcgaccaaaaaacaaaatttatctCAGAAAGCATATTAAAATGAACTTGGAAAATCAGATAGACTAGTAGCAATGACAAATTCAAGAGAGATAATTGTGTAAATAAAAACAAACGAAACTAGTTTACAGCATTCTGCAAACCTGATGTGTTCTCTATGTTCGTTCGTCCATTACTTAGCTCCACAGCAGTGACAAGTGATGCATTTGAATTGACAAATCGTTCATTGGAATTATCTTGCTTGCTGACTCCAGATATTTCATCAGCCATAGATGCATTGACTTGTGCTTTACCTTGTTGCGGGGTGCTGCAGAACGTATCACTTTTACGTGCAATGCGTTCTGCATCAAGAGAGCTATCTTCTTTAACCCCATTATCCCCATTTACTTGCCAGGACCTGCAAGAACTTGACTGTTCAGGCGGAATATTTTCATCTCCATTTCTTGAAGGATTTGACTGTTTGGAATTCACAGCAgtagcaccaccaccaccaccagcagGACTAAGATCCCCCTCCCCAACACTTGCAGCACCAGTTTTGACAGCATTATTCTTTGTCTTTACAACGTCCTCAGTATCCTCTGCACCCTGAGGTCTAGAAGGTACACCAAGCATGGGTTCCAGAAAGGTTGTCCATATCTTCATAACTTTATCCAACTGTTCAGTCGTACAAACTTCTCCACATGAATACTTAATGAGCTGATACAGATCTTCATGGATGTCTGGATCAGGGTACTCAAATTCCAAATTTGGAATAATTGGTCGCCTATTTCCAGCAGCGATAGCAAGAAGCACATCATCTTCCTTGCGCTTCTTCTCACTAATTTCTTTAATCTCTGCCAATAAGGCTGTAAACCACATAACAAATAAACCATGAGAACTGAATAACATAAGTTGTATCAGGATGTCCTATGGTAATTGGATGAGTCCATTGTTCTTGAAATAATTATATAACCTGCTAAATCAGTCATTTTCCATTTCTATAGTATCTGCCAATTTTTTTGGATCACAACTAACAACAATATTATTGGATCGCACACTAATCCAATTTAGCACATCCAAAGCTTATGTTCCCAGCAAGGAGAGGGAAAAAATACGCAATTAAATTAGAAGGTAAGTTAGTTATTAAGTGTGCTCATCGGTAGTCAGTATTTATTTCAGCATATAGCATATCATGAACATTAAACATAAGAAGATTTGTACTTACAAACTTAAAATATGTCAAGATGCTGAAACATCAAGGTGAATATTACCTTTTGTGCTTAAGCTCTTTGTGTCCTGTTGCTTGAAATAGAAGCTACGATGATCAAGCGATTTATGATAGTTCTTCGAATAAATTTCAGCCCAAACTTTATTAAAATCAGAACGACATCTTGCCCACTCTTCTTGTTTCTGCTTCAAGCGTGTTAGTATAACTGGCAAAGCAAGAGGTGCATTTTTCCTCAACACATCCATCACATCAAGCCCATGGTCACCATATAAACGTTCGATGCACCTGAGATTCAGTGCTGATGAACAGACAAGAAAGAAAACTCCCATCAGAAAACAGAAAACATCTGAGAATAAGCTTCTATGTCATAATATATCCGCTGGAATCCATCAATCAGTAATCAGACTTTAACCTGTGAAGTGTTCCTCAATACGAATTGGACTCTCCGTTTTGATTGTGTTATTGTTAATCTTTTCCAGTAATTCTTCTACACGCTTAGTTGTAACATTCACGGACTCTAACAACATGTCAAGCTCAAACCTGCCAACATAATTACAAAAGATCACCAACTGCGAGAGCCATTATGAACAGAATATTGAATATTCCATTTCCAGCAACTATTTCAAGATAACTGATAAACAGAATATTGAATATTAATCCATGTCAAAGCTCCCAATCAATAAGGTATTGCCAAACTTGGGTTTAAGCAATAAAACACATTCTCAAAGGGGGTTGATTGCATAAAAGAGATCAATAGATTGGAATCCACTCAAACATGACAAACTAGGCGGCTAGAACCAGAGAGCCGCTAAAGCCAAATGAGagcataaataaaaacacaatccCAGCTTACCTCAAGTCACCtataaattaaatcaaaatggaaagaaaaactcCAGGCAAGCTCTAACCTGTCATCTTCACATCGAAACAAGCTTTCTTCATATTGGTTTTTGCGCATGTGTTTAAAAGAGTAATCCTCACTTCCTGATGTGACAGACACCCAATTATCATTCAATACTTGACCACCAAGGTCTGTTCTATGACTAGCTGAAGGTATTGGATACTGCAACATTGAGACACGACTACATAAATACATAAGTTAAAAGTATTGGAATCTCctaaaattattaaatcaatGAAAAGTGGTGCATACATTTTTTGGCAGCAGACGGTAACTGGGAGTGCACCGTTCACAATTAGATAGGTCAAGTTCATTAATAGGCTTTGACAAGTACTTATCCTTGCTGGGGAATATAGACACCTTATGACTCCCGATGTCTTTATTGCCAAAGGCAGCACTTTTGTCAACTCTATCCCTTTCCCGGTTTTCAAGCCTATCCCTTTCTCGGTTTTCACGGTCTCTATCTTTAACCCCATCATCCCTCTCACGATCTCGATCTTTGTCCCTCTCCTCCAGCTTTACTGATCTGGGTATATGACCATCATTCCACAATGATTCTGCAACGAATAGTTTTAGTTAACTTTAAAGACCAGACATGATGTTTGAGAAAATCATAATGCATCTACCAATAATTTAAGCATTGCATCTAAAAAGCTTCTATTGAGAAGCAACTCCACTCAAAAACAACTCCCACAACAAACTGCATCTAGCCTAAGGATAGCAAAAGGGGAACAAATCACTTTACGTACTTTTACTCATGACACCAGCAAGGAGTCCATCTGCAGTGCAGGACATGATTAGAAACAAAGTTAACAACACAGAAACCAGAAGAGgtaaacattaatttaaaaagttaCCGATCTTCTCACAACGAGccaaaaaatcattaaatccaTCCATAAGTTCCGGATATCTTCCAAGTAAATCTTGCACCTGACATAAGCCAAAGTTTCAATAAATTATTGAATGTATTCATGTTCCTCTTAGTAAGTCAAAGGGATAATAAATTAGGTAGGTTGTGTTACTCTCAAGATTATTAAAAGTGTTGAGCATACAGTCAAGTTAATCCAAAAGTTTTTCTAAAGCAATCAAGACTGTTAGCAACACCGGCCTAGCAAACCAAATCAAATAACAATGCACCTCTGAAAGCCAGAAATACAAGGAAAGAAATctttcttagaattttttttttctctttttccccttttttttttggagggggggaGGGAGTGTCTTGAAAGTGTTTGTAAGACTTTTTTAAGTTCCATCTAAAGGCAAGACTATAAAAGGTctcaattattatttgaaacATTGAAGTCTTGCATTTTTTTCAATCTCACATGACATGCTGCGCTTACAACCAATTATCATAAATCACATCactcagcaaaaaataaataaaataaattgacatctAAAATTCTATGCAGTGTAAATACTTTCCAATCCCCAATTCCCAGCAACAGTGATAACACTCCATATGcactaaaaaagaaacaagatgaAACAACCTATATTCCTGAAGCAATATGGCAAAGATTAAATCCTAAATACAAAACTGCATTTTTCGAACAAATTCAAGGCTTTCCTTTCAAGGAAATCCCTAAAATCCATTCCAATTATGTTgcttattattgaaaaaaaaaagtatcat comes from Castanea sativa cultivar Marrone di Chiusa Pesio chromosome 3, ASM4071231v1 and encodes:
- the LOC142628016 gene encoding paired amphipathic helix protein Sin3-like 4 isoform X2, with the protein product MKRSRDDVYMASQLKRPVVSSRGEASGQPQMMGGTNTQKLTTSDALSYLKAVKDIFQDNREKYEDFLEVMKDFKAQRIDTTGVIARVKELFKGHRDLILGFNTFLPKGFEITLPLEDEQPPSKKPVEFEEAISFVNKIKTRFQGDDHVYKSFLDILNMYRKENKSISEVYQEVAALFKDHQDLLDEFTHFLPDNSGTASAQYPQSGRNPLFRDRSSAVPIMRQLHVDKKERTMAPHDRDLSVDRPDPDHDRSLMRVDKEQRRRGEKDRREDRDRRERERDDREFDHDGNRDFNMQRFPHKRKVPSREQLHQGGEGDENFGMRPLSSSFDEKSSLKSMYGQEFAFCEKVKEKLRNPDDYQEFLKCLHIYSKEIISRSELQSLVQDLLGRYPELMDGFNDFLARCEKIESLWNDGHIPRSVKLEERDKDRDRERDDGVKDRDRENRERDRLENRERDRVDKSAAFGNKDIGSHKVSIFPSKDKYLSKPINELDLSNCERCTPSYRLLPKNYPIPSASHRTDLGGQVLNDNWVSVTSGSEDYSFKHMRKNQYEESLFRCEDDRFELDMLLESVNVTTKRVEELLEKINNNTIKTESPIRIEEHFTALNLRCIERLYGDHGLDVMDVLRKNAPLALPVILTRLKQKQEEWARCRSDFNKVWAEIYSKNYHKSLDHRSFYFKQQDTKSLSTKALLAEIKEISEKKRKEDDVLLAIAAGNRRPIIPNLEFEYPDPDIHEDLYQLIKYSCGEVCTTEQLDKVMKIWTTFLEPMLGVPSRPQGAEDTEDVVKTKNNAVKTGAASVGEGDLSPAGGGGGATAVNSKQSNPSRNGDENIPPEQSSSCRSWQVNGDNGVKEDSSLDAERIARKSDTFCSTPQQGKAQVNASMADEISGVSKQDNSNERFVNSNASLVTAVELSNGRTNIENTSGLNATPSRPSNVAVEGGVEVPLSEGGDSTRPIISTNGGTSDGVKVNRYHEDSVGHFKVEREEGELSPNGDFEEDNFAVYRDAGLEAVHKSKDGSVSRQYPTRHGEEDMCCGEAGGENEADADDEGEESAPRSSEDTENASENGDVSGSESADGEDCSREEHEEDGDHDEHDNKAESEGEAEGMADAHDVEGDGTSLPYSERFLLTVKPLAKHVPSALHEKEKDSRVFYGNDSFYVLLRLHQTLYERIQSAKVNSSSAERKWRASNDSSPTDLYARFMNALYNLLDGSSDNTKFEDDCRAIIGTQSYVLFTLDKLIYKLVKQLQTVATDEMDNKLLQLYAYEKSRKPGRFVDIVYHENARVLLHDENIYRIECSSTPTSLSIQLMDYGHDKPEVTAVSMDPNFSAYLHSDFLSVVPEKKEKSGIFLRRNIHKYASGDEFSTTCQAMEGLQVLNGLECKIACTSSKVSYVLDTEDFLFRVKKKRKSYNSCNDQAKSLSGGSSRVQRFHRLLSSS
- the LOC142628016 gene encoding paired amphipathic helix protein Sin3-like 4 isoform X1 translates to MKRSRDDVYMASQLKRPVVSSRGEASGQPQMMGGTNTQKLTTSDALSYLKAVKDIFQDNREKYEDFLEVMKDFKAQRIDTTGVIARVKELFKGHRDLILGFNTFLPKGFEITLPLEDEQPPSKKPVEFEEAISFVNKIKTRFQGDDHVYKSFLDILNMYRKENKSISEVYQEVAALFKDHQDLLDEFTHFLPDNSGTASAQYPQSGRNPLFRDRSSAVPIMRQLHVDKKERTMAPHDRDLSVDRPDPDHDRSLMRVDKEQRRRGEKDRREDRDRRERERDDREFDHDGNRDFNMQRFPHKRKVPSREQLHQGGEGDENFGMRPLSSSFDEKSSLKSMYGQEFAFCEKVKEKLRNPDDYQEFLKCLHIYSKEIISRSELQSLVQDLLGRYPELMDGFNDFLARCEKIDGLLAGVMSKKSLWNDGHIPRSVKLEERDKDRDRERDDGVKDRDRENRERDRLENRERDRVDKSAAFGNKDIGSHKVSIFPSKDKYLSKPINELDLSNCERCTPSYRLLPKNYPIPSASHRTDLGGQVLNDNWVSVTSGSEDYSFKHMRKNQYEESLFRCEDDRFELDMLLESVNVTTKRVEELLEKINNNTIKTESPIRIEEHFTALNLRCIERLYGDHGLDVMDVLRKNAPLALPVILTRLKQKQEEWARCRSDFNKVWAEIYSKNYHKSLDHRSFYFKQQDTKSLSTKALLAEIKEISEKKRKEDDVLLAIAAGNRRPIIPNLEFEYPDPDIHEDLYQLIKYSCGEVCTTEQLDKVMKIWTTFLEPMLGVPSRPQGAEDTEDVVKTKNNAVKTGAASVGEGDLSPAGGGGGATAVNSKQSNPSRNGDENIPPEQSSSCRSWQVNGDNGVKEDSSLDAERIARKSDTFCSTPQQGKAQVNASMADEISGVSKQDNSNERFVNSNASLVTAVELSNGRTNIENTSGLNATPSRPSNVAVEGGVEVPLSEGGDSTRPIISTNGGTSDGVKVNRYHEDSVGHFKVEREEGELSPNGDFEEDNFAVYRDAGLEAVHKSKDGSVSRQYPTRHGEEDMCCGEAGGENEADADDEGEESAPRSSEDTENASENGDVSGSESADGEDCSREEHEEDGDHDEHDNKAESEGEAEGMADAHDVEGDGTSLPYSERFLLTVKPLAKHVPSALHEKEKDSRVFYGNDSFYVLLRLHQTLYERIQSAKVNSSSAERKWRASNDSSPTDLYARFMNALYNLLDGSSDNTKFEDDCRAIIGTQSYVLFTLDKLIYKLVKQLQTVATDEMDNKLLQLYAYEKSRKPGRFVDIVYHENARVLLHDENIYRIECSSTPTSLSIQLMDYGHDKPEVTAVSMDPNFSAYLHSDFLSVVPEKKEKSGIFLRRNIHKYASGDEFSTTCQAMEGLQVLNGLECKIACTSSKVSYVLDTEDFLFRVKKKRKSYNSCNDQAKSLSGGSSRVQRFHRLLSSS